The following are from one region of the Halarsenatibacter silvermanii genome:
- a CDS encoding N-acyl-D-amino-acid deacylase family protein produces the protein MYDTIIKNGRIYDGTGSEPYEADLALKDGHIVRIAPELDGEAEQIISAEGEAVTPGFIDTHGHSDIISWAMENYDYKIRQGVTTEVMGSCGLSAAPCREKHKKLLDEYIDTIKCGQEFEWRWGNFSEYLNFLDQQTFPNNLVPLIGHGTIRISRMGFADASPDEKQLADMKEILERSLTAGAFGLSAGLVYPPGAYSGIDELAALNEVVSEGAGIFSIHMRNEGSQLLEAIEEVIEIVQRTDVTALISHLKSMGRPNWGESPRAIEMIKKAREDGLSIWADQYPYTANSTFLNALIPPEEMNRGLSELLTRLRDDDYARNLIERLETEDESDWENFLASADGWENILVLSLPQTPEWNGCRIDEIAEKTERSPGQVFIDLMIKNKGRGLVVAFTLSEDDVKSIMKASFQMFGSDGLPGESGGHPRIYGTFPRVYDRYAGGKKPLDITEAVRKMTGLPAQVLGLEDRGELKEGMRADINILDLSRFRDRATYQEPLKAPAGVKYVLLGGDIVVKDDEVIKKDCGRLLRK, from the coding sequence ATGTACGATACAATAATAAAAAATGGAAGGATTTATGATGGCACCGGATCTGAACCGTACGAAGCTGATCTTGCACTCAAAGATGGACATATTGTCAGAATTGCCCCTGAACTGGACGGCGAAGCGGAACAGATAATATCAGCTGAAGGAGAAGCTGTCACGCCTGGCTTCATCGACACTCACGGTCACTCCGATATCATTTCCTGGGCTATGGAGAATTATGATTACAAAATTCGCCAGGGCGTTACTACCGAGGTGATGGGTTCCTGCGGGCTTTCGGCTGCTCCCTGTCGCGAAAAGCATAAGAAGCTTCTGGACGAATATATCGATACCATCAAGTGTGGACAGGAGTTTGAGTGGCGCTGGGGAAATTTTTCGGAGTATTTGAATTTTCTTGATCAGCAGACATTCCCCAACAATCTGGTTCCCCTGATCGGACATGGTACTATCAGGATTTCCCGGATGGGCTTTGCTGATGCTTCTCCTGATGAGAAACAGCTGGCGGATATGAAAGAGATTCTGGAAAGATCTCTAACCGCCGGAGCTTTCGGACTTTCGGCCGGATTGGTTTATCCCCCCGGTGCTTACAGCGGCATCGATGAGCTGGCAGCTTTGAATGAAGTGGTTAGCGAAGGGGCTGGAATTTTCAGCATACATATGCGCAATGAAGGCAGTCAGCTGCTGGAAGCGATCGAAGAGGTAATAGAGATTGTGCAGAGGACGGATGTCACGGCGCTGATATCTCATTTAAAAAGCATGGGACGGCCAAACTGGGGTGAATCTCCCCGGGCTATCGAGATGATAAAAAAGGCTCGCGAAGATGGACTATCGATCTGGGCGGATCAATATCCCTACACGGCTAACAGCACTTTTTTAAATGCTTTGATACCTCCAGAAGAGATGAACCGGGGGCTTTCAGAGCTTCTCACCCGTTTAAGAGATGATGATTATGCCCGGAATTTGATTGAGCGGCTTGAGACCGAGGATGAGTCCGACTGGGAAAATTTTCTGGCCAGCGCCGATGGCTGGGAAAACATCCTGGTGCTTTCTCTGCCTCAGACGCCCGAATGGAATGGTTGTCGGATAGATGAGATAGCTGAAAAAACTGAAAGGAGTCCCGGGCAGGTTTTTATCGATCTTATGATAAAAAATAAGGGGCGCGGGCTGGTGGTGGCTTTTACTCTGTCCGAAGATGATGTCAAAAGCATTATGAAGGCTTCTTTTCAGATGTTTGGCAGCGATGGACTTCCCGGTGAAAGCGGCGGCCACCCCCGAATATACGGAACTTTTCCCAGGGTATATGATAGGTATGCCGGCGGGAAAAAGCCGCTGGATATTACTGAAGCTGTAAGAAAGATGACAGGTCTGCCCGCGCAGGTTTTAGGCCTGGAAGATAGAGGAGAGCTAAAAGAGGGCATGAGGGCGGACATCAATATACTGGATTTATCCCGCTTTCGAGATAGGGCGACCTATCAAGAACCACTCAAAGCTCCTGCAGGAGTGAAGTACGTCTTATTGGGCGGGGATATTGTTGTAAAAGATGATGAAGTTATAAAAAAAGACTGCGGCCGTCTGTTGAGAAAATAA
- the dctP gene encoding TRAP transporter substrate-binding protein DctP gives MKLKNVLIVFVIVSLVMAFTAVDVMADSIRMSHEMSADDEDPSHGYMMSLKHYLEGSTDIEAEIYPDNVLGGMEEVIEMVYAGEIEVAQVSIGGMSHFYNDALIFNLPYGYPDDIRVATELWDRDNAFSSQIYEDIEEEVGVKPIEVFLRGGFVLLTNNQQPIQTVEDMDGILFRAMDESQMAMYEALGASGTSIPWEEVYTALDTGVADGQMNPASIIIDASLYEVQDYVTRPGTFPSTGMLIVNPEWYENLSEEERTNFYMAVDHANETALGLSHRSDILGDEVLEEEGMEIYHQTEEDYEEFRETALEGVLDWAYDTIDDDVVDEFLDEVDRIEEEIR, from the coding sequence ATGAAGTTGAAAAATGTACTGATCGTTTTTGTCATAGTCTCTCTGGTCATGGCCTTTACTGCTGTGGATGTAATGGCGGACTCGATAAGAATGTCGCATGAGATGAGTGCCGATGATGAAGACCCATCTCATGGTTACATGATGTCTTTAAAACATTATCTGGAAGGAAGCACCGATATTGAGGCTGAAATTTATCCCGATAACGTTCTGGGCGGTATGGAAGAAGTGATTGAGATGGTCTATGCCGGCGAAATCGAGGTTGCCCAGGTTTCCATCGGCGGCATGAGCCATTTTTATAATGATGCCCTCATATTTAACCTCCCATATGGTTATCCTGATGATATCAGAGTGGCCACCGAGCTCTGGGATCGAGATAATGCTTTTTCCAGTCAGATATATGAGGATATCGAAGAAGAAGTCGGCGTTAAGCCTATAGAAGTGTTTTTGCGAGGAGGTTTTGTACTGCTGACCAATAACCAGCAGCCGATCCAGACAGTAGAGGATATGGACGGTATATTGTTTAGAGCTATGGACGAAAGCCAGATGGCCATGTACGAGGCACTGGGGGCTTCGGGAACTTCAATTCCCTGGGAAGAGGTATATACAGCTCTGGATACTGGCGTGGCAGACGGCCAGATGAATCCTGCTTCGATAATAATCGATGCCTCTCTCTATGAAGTGCAGGATTATGTCACCCGGCCGGGAACCTTTCCCTCAACCGGAATGCTGATCGTCAATCCCGAATGGTATGAAAATCTATCTGAAGAGGAAAGAACAAACTTTTATATGGCTGTAGATCATGCCAATGAAACTGCTTTAGGCCTGAGTCACCGCAGCGATATTCTCGGTGATGAGGTGCTGGAAGAAGAAGGAATGGAGATTTATCATCAGACTGAAGAGGATTATGAAGAGTTTCGGGAGACTGCTTTAGAAGGTGTGCTCGACTGGGCCTATGACACTATAGATGACGATGTTGTTGACGAGTTTCTAGATGAGGTAGATCGCATCGAGGAAGAGATAAGATAA
- a CDS encoding TRAP transporter large permease, whose translation MDILLYAAVFIILIIIKLPIAFVLGITGLFALLHNGYSPTEAIRQIYSGIDSFTLMAIPFFIFAGQIMNEGDITDRLLNISEALVGWIRGSLGHVNVVASILFAGISGAAVSDTAALGSMLIPAMEKKGYSRSYSSALTAASSIIGPTIPPSIPIIVYGGSMDISIAGLFAAGVLPGVFLGLIMMFINYYYVKKYDYERKADRLIAPDEEKVYGLTEKVIKYLLNFLKSLQGGIWALIMFLIIFGGILGGIFTATEAAGVAAAYAVIATFAFMKTLDLRGIWGVFMKVGSMTGMAMLIVSTGRIISHFFAMEDIPQMLSQYIMGLTTTDWVFMLICAVFLLFVGTFMDLIASIIILGPVLTPIAIEFGIHPYHFGLLFVFTLNVALITPPVGAVLFVVSAIGKTDFEDLVKDILPFYFAFILTIIVIIFFEPITLYIPYILGL comes from the coding sequence ATGGATATTTTGCTCTATGCAGCAGTATTCATCATACTAATAATCATTAAATTACCCATAGCTTTTGTGCTGGGTATAACCGGACTTTTTGCTCTTCTCCACAACGGTTATTCACCCACCGAAGCCATAAGACAGATTTATTCAGGCATAGATAGCTTTACCCTTATGGCGATTCCTTTTTTCATATTTGCCGGTCAGATTATGAACGAAGGTGATATTACAGATAGATTGCTCAATATTTCCGAGGCGCTGGTAGGCTGGATAAGAGGCAGTCTGGGACATGTCAATGTGGTAGCCAGCATACTTTTTGCGGGGATCTCCGGAGCCGCGGTTTCCGACACAGCTGCTCTGGGCAGCATGTTGATTCCGGCCATGGAAAAAAAGGGTTATTCGCGCTCTTACAGTTCAGCCCTGACAGCTGCCTCTTCAATCATCGGACCTACCATTCCCCCCAGCATTCCCATAATCGTCTATGGAGGCAGCATGGACATTTCGATCGCCGGACTTTTCGCGGCAGGCGTGCTTCCGGGAGTATTTCTCGGCCTGATAATGATGTTTATAAATTATTATTATGTTAAAAAGTATGATTATGAACGCAAAGCCGATAGATTGATCGCTCCCGATGAAGAAAAGGTTTACGGACTTACTGAAAAGGTCATAAAATATTTGCTGAATTTTCTCAAATCACTCCAGGGCGGAATCTGGGCTTTGATAATGTTCTTAATAATTTTTGGAGGGATTTTGGGAGGTATTTTTACCGCCACTGAGGCTGCCGGGGTGGCGGCAGCTTATGCCGTCATAGCAACCTTTGCCTTTATGAAGACGCTCGATCTCAGAGGGATCTGGGGAGTATTCATGAAAGTGGGCTCTATGACCGGTATGGCCATGCTCATAGTTTCTACCGGCAGAATTATCAGCCACTTTTTTGCCATGGAGGACATACCTCAGATGCTTTCTCAATATATAATGGGGCTTACCACCACCGATTGGGTTTTCATGCTGATCTGTGCTGTTTTTCTTTTGTTCGTAGGCACCTTTATGGACTTGATAGCTTCGATAATAATACTGGGACCGGTCCTGACCCCGATCGCTATCGAGTTTGGCATTCACCCATATCATTTTGGTCTTCTCTTTGTATTTACCCTCAATGTGGCTCTGATCACACCTCCGGTGGGGGCGGTGTTATTTGTAGTTTCTGCCATCGGCAAAACTGACTTCGAAGATCTGGTAAAAGACATTCTCCCTTTTTATTTCGCCTTCATTTTAACCATTATTGTTATAATATTTTTCGAACCTATAACCCTTTATATACCTTATATTCTGGGACTGTGA
- a CDS encoding threonine ammonia-lyase, with the protein MEKFSEFDRMELDQIYDKIKSNFFQTPLIYAEFLSKRYERDIYLKLENFQKTGAFKIRGNSYKLAELPSGRLKKGVVTASSGNHGLGLSLAARSKDVPARIFVPHKTPQTKIDKIRSLGAEIRIAGDNYDEAVKIAKNFAAENERVYISSFDDQDIIRGNTTLGYEIFTQLPEPGAVVAPIGGGGGISGISLARNVFSSSTLIYGVEAGGAASMRNSLQKTRIESLAEVDTLADGIKVARPGDLTFEIVRENVEKVFAVSEDEMKESFRELLLEANLTAELAGAVSVAALDKLTLSGGEGPVVCLISGGNIDRELIVDILSELDSSQKHQ; encoded by the coding sequence GTGGAAAAATTCAGCGAATTTGATAGGATGGAGCTGGATCAAATATATGATAAGATAAAGAGCAATTTTTTTCAGACTCCCCTGATCTATGCAGAGTTCTTGAGCAAAAGATATGAGCGTGATATTTATTTAAAATTAGAAAATTTTCAGAAAACAGGCGCTTTTAAAATACGCGGGAATTCCTATAAGCTGGCTGAGCTGCCTTCTGGCCGACTCAAAAAGGGTGTGGTAACAGCTTCTTCCGGCAATCACGGTCTGGGCCTGTCGCTGGCAGCCCGGTCTAAAGATGTTCCTGCCAGGATTTTTGTCCCGCATAAAACCCCGCAGACCAAAATAGACAAAATCAGGTCTCTGGGGGCGGAAATTAGAATTGCCGGGGATAACTATGATGAAGCTGTAAAGATAGCCAAAAATTTTGCAGCTGAAAATGAAAGAGTTTATATTTCCAGTTTTGATGATCAGGATATAATACGGGGTAATACTACTCTGGGATATGAAATTTTTACTCAGCTGCCGGAACCGGGTGCGGTTGTGGCCCCTATTGGTGGCGGCGGGGGAATTTCTGGTATAAGTCTGGCCCGAAATGTTTTCTCTTCATCAACGTTGATTTATGGTGTGGAAGCTGGGGGAGCAGCATCGATGAGAAATTCCCTGCAAAAAACGAGAATCGAATCGTTAGCCGAAGTTGACACTCTGGCCGATGGGATCAAGGTGGCCAGGCCGGGTGATTTGACTTTTGAAATTGTCAGGGAGAATGTAGAAAAAGTTTTTGCTGTAAGTGAAGATGAGATGAAAGAATCTTTTCGCGAACTGCTGCTCGAAGCCAACCTCACGGCTGAATTGGCTGGAGCGGTTTCCGTGGCTGCTCTGGATAAGCTCACGTTATCCGGCGGTGAAGGCCCTGTGGTATGTCTTATTTCCGGCGGAAATATCGATCGGGAACTAATCGTCGATATACTCAGTGAGCTGGATTCATCTCAAAAACATCAATAA
- a CDS encoding trimethylamine methyltransferase family protein, which yields MERFGTVCSHLLTGSEVDKIHGYSLKILEELGVEVEDDELKEMLVDHGCRVDGGRVKFPRELVIEILDEVENGPLVIKNPGTDEKCRLDGYELKSQPFGTVPNIYSVDDRDTYPAKEEDLIDFIRLQNNLENIDFSGPMVLPEDTPNEIMEIKSCELSLKYSSIPFAGLAVSSSEQIDYVLELFKIARDQQEEPIGFLGISPESPLSYPVHISRILKKTVRAGIPVKVLIAPVAGLTAPFTVAGSLTQMNASMLAFTSIAQIINPDTDIVFGSRISFPNMKSAQSIWGLPEIGLGSTGAVQLARYYGFYTSVYGASTTACSIDVQTGYEKAINAILPALAGANIISGAGSIASNTLASKEQLVIDNEIITMVKRVQERYDVTGDSLGFDVIADHIEDGGFIADSHTVEHLNAGEVYTPDLGFDQLWYEWKEQGFPSITEKARERINEIIKEPAETVLNPEQEKEFRRVVEDAQDRLKV from the coding sequence ATGGAGAGATTTGGGACGGTATGTTCACATTTACTCACCGGCAGCGAAGTGGATAAGATTCATGGTTACAGTCTTAAAATACTGGAGGAGCTGGGAGTCGAGGTTGAGGACGATGAACTCAAAGAAATGCTCGTCGATCATGGCTGTCGTGTCGACGGCGGACGGGTTAAATTCCCCCGTGAACTGGTCATCGAAATTCTGGATGAAGTGGAAAATGGTCCTCTGGTTATAAAAAATCCGGGGACAGATGAGAAGTGCAGACTGGACGGTTATGAATTGAAAAGTCAGCCCTTTGGTACAGTGCCAAATATTTATAGTGTCGATGATAGGGATACCTATCCGGCAAAAGAAGAAGATTTAATCGATTTTATTCGCCTGCAGAACAATCTTGAAAATATAGATTTTAGCGGTCCGATGGTTCTGCCCGAGGACACTCCCAACGAAATCATGGAGATTAAAAGTTGTGAGCTGTCCTTAAAATACAGCAGCATTCCCTTCGCAGGTCTTGCAGTTTCCAGCAGCGAGCAGATTGATTATGTGCTGGAGCTTTTCAAAATAGCCCGGGATCAGCAGGAGGAGCCGATCGGATTTCTGGGAATTTCACCGGAGAGTCCTCTCTCCTATCCGGTCCATATTTCCCGGATTCTGAAAAAGACCGTCAGGGCCGGCATTCCGGTCAAAGTGCTCATTGCGCCCGTGGCCGGATTGACCGCTCCTTTTACGGTAGCCGGATCTCTTACCCAGATGAATGCCAGTATGCTGGCATTTACCTCCATCGCTCAGATAATAAATCCGGATACCGACATAGTCTTCGGTTCCCGTATTTCTTTTCCTAACATGAAAAGCGCTCAGTCGATATGGGGGCTTCCTGAGATTGGCCTGGGCAGCACCGGGGCTGTGCAGCTGGCCAGATATTACGGTTTTTACACCAGCGTTTATGGGGCATCCACCACTGCCTGCAGCATAGATGTGCAGACCGGCTATGAGAAGGCCATCAATGCTATTCTGCCGGCGCTGGCAGGAGCTAATATCATTTCCGGGGCCGGAAGCATTGCCAGCAACACGCTGGCTTCGAAGGAGCAGCTGGTCATAGATAATGAGATAATTACCATGGTAAAAAGAGTGCAGGAGAGGTACGATGTCACCGGCGATTCTCTCGGGTTTGATGTGATAGCAGATCATATAGAAGACGGAGGATTTATAGCGGACAGTCATACAGTTGAACACCTGAATGCCGGCGAAGTTTACACTCCAGATCTCGGTTTTGATCAACTCTGGTACGAATGGAAGGAACAGGGTTTTCCCAGCATAACTGAAAAGGCCCGTGAGAGAATAAATGAGATCATAAAAGAGCCGGCAGAGACGGTGTTGAATCCCGAACAGGAAAAGGAATTTCGCAGGGTGGTAGAAGACGCTCAGGACAGGCTGAAAGTTTAA
- a CDS encoding C69 family dipeptidase → MSVSLYVGKNLTEDGCVFLAGYGDEPSSHYFYLAEREENHPEAKMKVGVNSEAMFPGELIQIPRPEQTKRYITSRYSAWKGLPPPLENGGLNEAGVAAAAVWSPSRPELRKMTPEPQRGVNFSDISKIVMQKAGSARQAVEIAGELIEEFGYATYGGNSHMFADEEEGWIMIELAGGKGLWAARRLAEDEIRVSRPGYLERIPPDYQSRPDYMGADNLFSFAIEQGWYDPDSEREFNFGRVYQTDQQPEKPGKQIRSAGVARMESLLQERAPDLGLIDMIGAVRSPLITSVTSGYGKVACMADLEHDFLATIWMGSGPTLTSPFIPFPLGIQEIPIEYKKHRYLTRGESTRFIDPDFQGRESTPYAFRAFKRLYHLVAEHPEEFRAEVVDTLQAFEERAIMQLNDVKSMIRGLCNEKDFEQAKRPLTELNHKLAREGLEAAKKLADSIEIKTRLLYGISEPGEKGREDRLHATIDEKFYPWAEEEFRERGESKD, encoded by the coding sequence TTGAGTGTCAGCCTGTATGTCGGCAAAAATTTGACCGAAGATGGATGTGTATTTCTGGCCGGTTATGGGGATGAGCCTTCCAGCCATTATTTTTATCTGGCAGAAAGAGAGGAAAACCATCCGGAAGCGAAAATGAAGGTTGGAGTCAATTCGGAAGCTATGTTTCCGGGGGAGCTAATCCAAATACCCAGACCCGAGCAGACCAAAAGATATATAACCAGCCGGTATTCGGCCTGGAAAGGGTTGCCGCCTCCGCTGGAAAACGGAGGTTTGAATGAAGCTGGGGTAGCAGCCGCCGCCGTCTGGTCGCCTTCGCGGCCTGAATTGAGGAAGATGACCCCAGAGCCACAGCGTGGAGTTAACTTCAGCGACATTTCAAAAATTGTTATGCAGAAGGCCGGAAGTGCCCGGCAGGCTGTAGAGATTGCCGGTGAGTTGATAGAAGAGTTTGGCTATGCAACTTATGGCGGCAATTCTCATATGTTTGCCGATGAAGAAGAAGGCTGGATAATGATAGAGCTGGCCGGCGGTAAAGGGCTCTGGGCAGCCCGACGTCTGGCTGAAGATGAAATTCGAGTTTCCCGCCCTGGATATCTGGAAAGGATTCCGCCGGATTATCAGAGCCGCCCGGATTACATGGGGGCAGATAACTTATTTTCCTTTGCGATAGAACAGGGATGGTATGATCCGGATTCAGAGAGAGAATTTAATTTTGGTCGGGTTTATCAGACCGACCAGCAGCCGGAGAAGCCGGGAAAGCAGATCCGTTCAGCTGGTGTTGCCAGAATGGAAAGCCTGCTGCAGGAAAGGGCGCCGGATTTAGGCCTGATTGATATGATCGGGGCAGTGAGAAGTCCTCTAATAACCTCTGTAACCTCGGGCTACGGAAAGGTTGCCTGCATGGCTGATCTCGAACACGATTTTCTGGCAACTATCTGGATGGGAAGCGGCCCCACCCTCACCAGTCCTTTCATACCCTTTCCGCTGGGCATTCAGGAAATTCCCATCGAATACAAAAAACACAGATACTTGACCCGCGGTGAAAGCACGCGATTTATCGATCCTGATTTTCAGGGCAGGGAATCGACTCCCTATGCTTTTAGAGCTTTCAAGCGTCTTTACCATCTGGTGGCTGAACACCCTGAAGAATTCCGGGCGGAGGTGGTCGACACCCTTCAGGCTTTTGAAGAAAGAGCCATTATGCAGCTGAATGATGTTAAAAGCATGATAAGAGGATTGTGCAACGAAAAAGATTTTGAGCAGGCCAAAAGGCCTCTGACGGAATTGAATCATAAGCTGGCCCGGGAAGGTCTGGAAGCTGCTAAAAAACTGGCTGATAGTATTGAGATCAAAACAAGATTATTATATGGCATAAGTGAGCCGGGAGAAAAAGGAAGAGAAGATCGGCTTCATGCTACAATCGATGAGAAGTTTTATCCCTGGGCGGAAGAAGAATTCAGAGAGAGGGGTGAATCTAAAGATTGA
- a CDS encoding TRAP transporter small permease produces MKTLARGFKKFTSVVVKLSQIFCALLMVAMIIIVTVGVFYRYVLGRPLPWVTEIVRFSLVWLSLIGAAVALYKNEHVAVNYFYKKAGKKLKFLFEILNVVIIGYFSYIMLVYGYEFTDTLYTGTFTGISGTVPRMAIPVSGGIMILVVIDQLINNILFGRN; encoded by the coding sequence GTGAAAACACTGGCCAGAGGTTTTAAAAAATTCACCTCGGTTGTTGTAAAATTAAGCCAGATATTTTGTGCGCTGCTGATGGTAGCGATGATAATTATTGTGACGGTAGGAGTATTTTATCGTTATGTTCTGGGCAGGCCGCTGCCCTGGGTCACCGAGATAGTAAGGTTTTCCCTGGTCTGGTTGAGCCTTATCGGAGCTGCGGTGGCTCTCTATAAAAATGAGCATGTGGCCGTCAATTATTTTTATAAAAAAGCCGGGAAGAAGCTGAAATTCTTATTCGAAATTTTAAACGTAGTAATTATAGGCTATTTTTCTTATATAATGCTGGTTTATGGTTATGAATTTACCGATACGCTTTACACCGGCACCTTTACCGGAATATCGGGAACTGTACCCAGAATGGCCATCCCGGTCAGCGGAGGGATTATGATTCTTGTCGTTATCGATCAGCTTATAAATAACATCCTGTTTGGGAGGAACTGA
- a CDS encoding carbon-nitrogen hydrolase family protein: MSENIKDKVTAAVVQASPALMDKEQTLEKSLRLIKEASQKGAEIVVFPESFLSGYPRGLNFGCKIGSRSDAGREDYLKFYRNSVKVPGEITEELASAAGEADIYLVMGVNETDESQNNSTIYNSLLYFGPGGNLLAKHQKLKPTGSERLIWGEGDSSTLSTVDTPYGTLGGLICWENYMPLARAAIYQEGVSFYAAPTADARDEWQSTIQHIALEGRNFVLACNQFVTRDMYPEDLNYYGMIDDQPKIMCRGGSAIIDPLGKYLAGPLYNEEGILMAELDLDLIPKSRMDFDVNGHYSRPDVFELRIH; this comes from the coding sequence GTGTCAGAAAATATTAAGGATAAAGTGACTGCAGCAGTTGTTCAGGCTTCGCCAGCCCTCATGGATAAAGAGCAAACTTTAGAAAAAAGTTTGAGGCTAATCAAAGAAGCGAGCCAGAAAGGGGCAGAGATAGTGGTATTTCCAGAATCTTTCCTTTCAGGCTATCCCAGGGGTTTAAATTTTGGCTGCAAAATTGGCAGCAGATCAGATGCTGGCCGGGAGGATTATTTAAAATTTTACCGCAATTCTGTGAAAGTTCCGGGGGAGATAACAGAAGAATTGGCATCTGCCGCCGGGGAAGCTGATATCTATCTGGTAATGGGTGTAAATGAGACTGATGAATCTCAAAATAACAGTACAATTTATAACTCTTTATTATATTTTGGTCCCGGGGGTAATCTTTTAGCCAAGCATCAAAAATTGAAACCGACTGGATCAGAAAGATTAATCTGGGGTGAAGGAGATAGTTCGACCCTTTCGACAGTCGACACCCCCTACGGTACTCTGGGTGGTCTGATCTGCTGGGAAAATTATATGCCTCTTGCTCGTGCTGCTATCTATCAAGAAGGAGTATCTTTTTATGCTGCTCCCACTGCCGACGCGCGAGATGAATGGCAGTCCACTATTCAGCATATAGCGCTGGAAGGGCGCAACTTTGTCCTGGCCTGCAATCAATTTGTGACCAGGGATATGTATCCAGAAGATCTGAATTATTATGGAATGATTGACGATCAGCCCAAGATCATGTGTCGAGGAGGAAGCGCAATTATTGATCCGCTCGGCAAATATTTGGCCGGGCCTCTTTATAATGAAGAAGGGATTTTAATGGCAGAACTCGATCTTGATTTGATTCCTAAAAGTCGAATGGACTTTGATGTTAACGGTCATTATTCCCGTCCCGATGTTTTTGAACTGCGGATCCATTAA